A region of Hoplias malabaricus isolate fHopMal1 chromosome 12, fHopMal1.hap1, whole genome shotgun sequence DNA encodes the following proteins:
- the si:dkey-57a22.14 gene encoding LOW QUALITY PROTEIN: gamma-crystallin 2 (The sequence of the model RefSeq protein was modified relative to this genomic sequence to represent the inferred CDS: substituted 1 base at 1 genomic stop codon) produces MDKXIIFYENKNFGGRCHECSNDCADMLCYLSRCNSIKVESGCFMIYEQPNYLGQQFFLMTGEYPEYQQWTGMCDSVGSCRIIPKGSSYEMQLFERMEYGGQMMDLAEDCPSVMESFHTNTIFSCKVMGGNWLFYEQPYYAGRMYLIRPGEYTRFSDWGGTSARVGSIKRIVDTY; encoded by the exons ATGGACAAG TAGATAATCTTCTATGAAAACAAGAACTTTGGTGGTCGTTGTCATGAATGCAGCAATGACTGTGCAGATATGCTGTGTTATCTGAGTCGCTGCAACTCTATAAAGGTGGAGAGTGGATGCTTTATGATTTATGAACAACCAAATTACTTAGGCCAGCAATTCTTCCTGATGACAGGAGAGTATCCTGAATATCAGCAATGGACAGGAATGTGTGACTCAGTAGGCTCCTGTCGCATTATCCCTAAG GGGTCCTCCTATGAAATGCAGCTTTTTGAGAGAATGGAGTATGGAGGTCAGATGATGGATCTTGCAGAGGATTGTCCCAGTGTAATGGAATCCTTCCATACAAACACAATCTTTTCCTGTAAGGTTATGGGAGGGAACTGGCTCTTCTATGAACAGCCTTACTATGCTGGAAGAATGTACCTCATAAGGCCTGGAGAGTACACAAGATTCAGTGACTGGGGAGGAACTAGTGCACGAGTGGGCTCCATCAAACGCATAGTAGATACTTATTAA
- the sgo2 gene encoding shugoshin 2, whose product MMEKKQSTIKQTAAKIKTKIHNTSSFFKLSLKTNNKALALALAAQKHRTRQLETESVCLQKDVQALRFELAIQRHKNKQMFTILREIYNSSMNCMAKAVNLISEEEASEGLETHTSEGASQSEKAVSELLPELKNTTRLSKGVEWENVLTTDVNISEVTDHDLCSVNKTDKLLSPDKDRATPQNTLYDSVMEITIVDNIPEIVTVQTQPEKSCIDDQGRCDRNRENVMSSGEMQICDMTSNPPVEVSSEVQAQISMNTTTLTCSNEESLQEQVGAVYKTRESVTALRKTHVISRNSKNNRQTHNSQKLTERNPDSRKTYVVSSNSSNGVGSSSDLDDYFSDLEVTHSEKRSKHFCDVNIPNQIHTESEDETCVIKEAQRDQTANHRKTFVVSRKSRQQKNKKTDVHSFSMDQNASLVKDITHPVDSETHATEMSVQAEEHQSNTFTQSVSQMEEYSTVKNRGTYVIHASKTSTVYNDILNVVTDVKEDVVYGEEANIRSIENTQCTTSVIIERPPKIQKETPVMANKSALNPRASNDENLFKHSSELSVKEKFKPKSSKVDKTNVRKKTVAAREKSNALGKKKEQNFNSNQNIDILATELPDPENRTMKKENSTSCTALLQSAEMSECSTFEGCFRHAPATKQGDANRIYSDNFDSSSYECALDDLDRGLRHVSLRAQNNKGYKSVCKESYVISSNCSSLKAKENNMAFNSTSDDTGFTNEEHGISLLIDERTFMPSNNCDNQSTPRKTEQLRQNPSEFFPEERPPWESLDCGSTEIFTDDNPGSAHSPSTEVSTRTVDIYEEPGENIIHQSPDKRAMKNLTNTDLACSTSGRTRRKAAAVSYKEPSLNCKMRRGDQYSDTRFLSSPLFQEKKKKQIKKNRVK is encoded by the exons ATGAtggagaaaaagcaaagcactATAAAACAGACCGCCGCCAAAATCAAGACAAAAATACACA ACACATCATCATTCTTCAAGCTCTCCCTAAAAACTAACAACAAAGCTCTCGCTCTTGCTCTGGCGGCTCAGAAGCACAGAACCAGACAACTCGAGACTGAGAGCGTTTGTTTGCAGAAAGATGTCCAGGCTCTGAGGTTTGAGCTTGCAATCCAGcgtcacaaaaacaaacaaatg TTTACAATTCTTCGTGAGATTTATAACAGCTCCATGAATTGCATGGCAAAGGCAGTCAATCTTATTTCTGAAGAagag gcATCTGAGGgcctggaaacacacacatctgaag gCGCCAGTCAGTCTGAGAAAGCTGTCAGTGAACTATTACCTGAGCTGAAAAACACAACCAGACTGTCCAAGGGTGTGGAGTGGGAGAATGTTCTGACTACAGATGTTAATATCTCTGAAGTGACTGATCATGATCtctgttcagttaataaaactgataAGCTTCTTAGCCCAGACAAAGATCGTGCAACACCTCAAAATACCCTCTATGATTCAGTAATGGAAATCACCATTGTTGACAATATTCCTGAAATTGTCACGGttcagacacagccagagaAAAGCTGTATAGATGATCAGGGGAGGTGTGACAGGAATAGAGAGAATGTAATGTCCAGTGGGGAAATGCAAATATGTGATATGACTTCGAATCCACCTGTGGAAGTTTCCTCTGAAGTTCAAGCCCAAATAAGTATGAATACCACCACCCTCACTTGCAGCAATGAAGAGAGTTTGCAAGAGCAAGTAGGGGCCGTGTATAAGACAAGAGAATCAGTCACTGCTCTCAGAAAGACTCATGTCATCTCTCGCAATTCAAAAAATAACAGGCAAACACATAATTCTCAGAAACTCACAGAGAGAAACCCTGATTCAAGGAAAACATATGTAGTGTCTTCAAACTCTTCAAATGGTGTTGGCAGCAGCAGTGATTTAGATGACTATTTTAGTGACCTTGAAGTTACCCATAGTGAGAAAAGAAGTAAGCATTTTTGTGATGTTAATATCCCTAATCAAATACACACTGAAAGTGAAGATGAAACATGCGTTATAAAGGAAGCCCAGAGAGATCAAACTGCaaaccacagaaaaacatttgtAGTATCACGCAAGTCAAGACAACAGAAGAACAAGAAGACTGACGTTCATTCTTTCAGCATGGATCAAAATGCATCTCTTGTGAAGGACATAACTCACCCTGTTGACAGTGAGACTCATGCAACAGAAATGTCTGTTCAAGCAGAAGAACATCAaagcaacacattcacacagtcagtctCTCAGATGGAAGAATACAGCACAGTGAAAAACAGAGGCACATATGTGATCCATGCAAGTAAGACGTCAACAGTCTACAATGACATTCTAAATGTTGTCACAGATGTTAAAGAAGATGTTGTCTATGGAGAAGAGGCAAATATAAGGTCAATCGAAAACACACAGTGCACTACTTCAGTGATAATTGAGAGACcaccaaaaatacaaaaagagacTCCTGTGATGGCAAACAAATCTGCTTTAAATCCAAGGGCTAGCAATGATGAAAATCTTTTCAAACATTCCTCTGAACTTTCTGTCAAAGAGAAATTTAAGCCCAAAAGTTCCAAGGTAGATAAGACAAATGTGAGAAAGAAGACTGTTGCAGCAAGAGAAAAAAGTAATGCTttaggaaagaaaaaagaacaaaatttTAACTCAAACCAGAATATTGACATTCTAGCAACTGAATTGCCAGATCCAGAGAACAGAACCATGAAAAAGGAAAACAGCACTTCCTGCACTGCTTTGCTGCAGTCAGCAGAGATGTCAGAGTGTTCCACTTTTGAGGGTTGCTTCAGGCATGCACCAGCTACAAAGCAAGGAGATGCAAACCGAATTTACTCAGATAATTTTGACAGTAGTAGTTATGAATGTGCCCTGGATGACCTTGACAGAGGTCTGAGGCATGTCAGCTTAAGGGCCCAAAACAATAAAGGCTACAAGAGTGTGTGCAAAGAGTCATATGTTATTTCCTCCAACTGCAGTTCATTAAAGGCAAAGGAAAACAACATGGCTTTCAACAGCACCTCTGATGATACTGGGTTTACAAATGAAGAACATGGAATCTCTCTCCTGATTGATGAAAGGACATTTATGCCTTCAAATAACTGTGACAACCAATCAACCCCAAGAAAAACTGAGCAACTCAGGCAGAACCCGAGTGAATTTTTTCCTGAGGAGAGACCACCCTGGGAATCCCTAGATTGTGGCTCCACTGAGATATTTACAGATGACAATCCTGGATCTGCCCACAGTCCCTCAACAGAGGTCTCAACCCGAACTGTGGACATTTATGAGGAACCTGGGGAGAATATAATACATCAGTCACCAG ATAAGAGAGCAATGAAGAACTTAACCAACACAGACTTGGCATGTAGTACATCAGGCCGAACCCGTCGAAAGGCAGCCGCTGTTTCTTACAAGGAGCCTTCTCTCAACTG TAAAATGAGGCGTGGGGACCAGTACTCGGACACCAGATTTTTAAGTTCTCCATTAttccaagaaaaaaagaagaaacagattaagaaaaacagagtgaaGTGA
- the LOC136710468 gene encoding uncharacterized protein C2orf80-like: MASRRLKRDIEALLENGFDPKGKGTSSVMDDLAHYDLAVGVALWWLEKEDLINPSENELIECISPELRQYPNRQEREAMILSSFAGMLLNSLPVEDILSLYSCKPSALCLHPNSKNNIVHPFSLSYHPFAMLSSYKAVDHLKKHTQLLKRWKTGRSKGASVQQEKEKPSSITPSSSSSSYSDSEDSLKEQTKDYESTQESLQD; encoded by the exons ATGGCATCCAGGCGACTAAAGCGGGACATTGAAGCCCTCCT GGAAAATGGCTTTGATCCCAAGGGCAAAGGCACTTCCTCAGTGATGGATGATCTG GCTCATTATGATTTAGCTGTTGGTGTGGCTTTATGGTGGCTGGAAAAAGAAGATTTAATAAATCCATCGGAGAATGAGCTGAT AGAATGTATCAGTCCTGAACTTAGACAGTATCCAAATAGACAGGAAAGAGAGGCCATGATCCTTTCTTCGTTTGCAGGCATGCTTCTG aATAGTTTACCTGTAGAAGATATCCTGTCTCTGTACAGCTGCAAACCATCTGCTTTATGTCTTCATCCAAATTCTAAA AACAATATTGTTCATCCATTTTCCTTGTCCTATCACCCATTTGCCATGCTCAGCTCATATAAAGCAGtagatcatttaaaaaaacaca CACAATTACTGAAACGCTGGAAGACAGGGCGTAGTAAAGGAGCATCTGTacaacaggagaaggaaaagccTTCATCCATCACcccttcctcttcttcctcttcttacAGT GACAGTGAAGATTCCTTGAAAGAGCAAACAAAGGACTATGAAAGTACTCAGGAATCTCTACAGGACTGA
- the LOC136710480 gene encoding gamma-crystallin M2-like isoform X1 yields the protein MLPQIIFYEEKNFQGRFFECDTDCPDMHPHLSWCNSIRVESGCWVLYERPNYSGYQYVLTRGEYPDYQRWMGYNDTIRSCRTFSYTSEGPYRVRIYERPDFQGQMMEFSDDCESVQDRFRSRNIYSCNVLEGYWTFYEHPKYRGRQYFMRPGEYRNFSDWGATCATIGSFRRITDF from the exons ATGCTTCCGCAGATCATCTTTTATGAGGAGAAGAACTTTCAGGGTCGCTTCTTTGAATGCGACACAGATTGCCCAGATATGCATCCCCACCTCAGTTGGTGTAACTCCATCAGAGTAGAGAGTGGCTGCTGGGTTCTCTATGAAAGACCTAATTACTCTGGTTATCAGTATGTGCTGACCAGAGGAGAGTATCCTGACTACCAGCGTTGGATGGGCTACAATGACACCATCCGCTCTTGCCGAACATTCTCATAT ACAAGTGAAGGGCCTTACCGTGTGCGAATCTATGAGCGTCCAGATTTCCAGGGTCAGATGATGGAGTTCTCAGATGACTGTGAGTCTGTTCAGGACAGATTCCGCAGCCGTAACATCTACTCCTGTAATGTTCTGGAGGGCTACTGGACGTTCTACGAGCACCCAAAATATCGGGGTCGCCAGTACTTCATGAGACCTGGAGAGTACCGCAACTTCAGTGACTGGGGTGCCACCTGTGCCACCATCGGCTCCTTCCGCAGAATCACTGACTTTTAG
- the LOC136710480 gene encoding gamma-crystallin M2-like isoform X2 encodes MLPQIIFYEEKNFQGRFFECDTDCPDMHPHLSWCNSIRVESGCWVLYERPNYSGYQYVLTRGEYPDYQRWMGYNDTIRSCRTLQTSEGPYRVRIYERPDFQGQMMEFSDDCESVQDRFRSRNIYSCNVLEGYWTFYEHPKYRGRQYFMRPGEYRNFSDWGATCATIGSFRRITDF; translated from the exons ATGCTTCCGCAGATCATCTTTTATGAGGAGAAGAACTTTCAGGGTCGCTTCTTTGAATGCGACACAGATTGCCCAGATATGCATCCCCACCTCAGTTGGTGTAACTCCATCAGAGTAGAGAGTGGCTGCTGGGTTCTCTATGAAAGACCTAATTACTCTGGTTATCAGTATGTGCTGACCAGAGGAGAGTATCCTGACTACCAGCGTTGGATGGGCTACAATGACACCATCCGCTCTTGCCGAAC TTTACAGACAAGTGAAGGGCCTTACCGTGTGCGAATCTATGAGCGTCCAGATTTCCAGGGTCAGATGATGGAGTTCTCAGATGACTGTGAGTCTGTTCAGGACAGATTCCGCAGCCGTAACATCTACTCCTGTAATGTTCTGGAGGGCTACTGGACGTTCTACGAGCACCCAAAATATCGGGGTCGCCAGTACTTCATGAGACCTGGAGAGTACCGCAACTTCAGTGACTGGGGTGCCACCTGTGCCACCATCGGCTCCTTCCGCAGAATCACTGACTTTTAG